GAGTCATGAGCACGCACCTCCAGGGCTCCCTCTTCGACCAGACCGACCACCTGTGTCTCGGCCCCCTCGACGGGATCCGCCGGACGACGCTGGGGTTCGGCGCCTGGATCGACGTGCTGCCCGGGTGGCTGAGCGGTTCGGACGCGCTGTTCGAACGGCTGGCCGCCGAGGTGCCCTGGCGGGCCGAGCGCCGCCAGATGTACGACCAGGTCGTGGACGTACCCCGGCTTCTGGCGTTCTACGGCGTCGACGACCCGCTGCCGCACCCGGTGCTGGACGAGGCCCGCGCGGCCCTGTGCGCGCACTACGCCGAGGAGCTCGGCGAGCCGTTCACCACGGCCGGGCTGTGCTACTACCGCGACGGCCGGGACAGCGTGGCCTGGCACGGCGACCGGATCGGCCGGGGCGCGCGGGAGGACACGATGGTGGCCATCGTCTCCGTGGGCGCCCCGCGCGACCTGCTGCTGCGTCCGGTGCGTGGGGGCGAGAGCGTGCGCCGGCCGCTGGGGCACGGCGACCTGATCGTGATGGGCGGCTCCTGCCAGCGGACCTGGGAGCACTGCGTACCCAAGAGCACGCGGGCTTCGGGACCGCGGATCAGCATTCAGTTCCGCCCGCACGGCGTGCGCTGAGGCGGAGAGGCGGCCGCTTCGGGCGCACGCGGGGGCGGCCTCCGGCGGACGGTGCCGGAGGCCGCCCTTCCTTCGCCGGAGGCCGTGCCGAGGTTGGCGCGGACCCGATGCCTCAGCTCCCGCCCGGGTCTGCTTTGCTGATGCCGTCGGACAGGAGCCGAGACGTGGGGCGGTCATGCGGGCAGACGTACGGCAAGTCGCCGACGGCATTCATCTGGTGCACGGCAGCGACACCAACTGGGTGATCCTCACCGAGGGCGACGAACTCACCCTGGTCGACACCGGCTATCTCGGTGACCGGCAGCAGGTCCTCGACTCCCTCATCGCGGTCGGCGGCGCACCGGAGGC
Above is a genomic segment from Streptomyces sp. SLBN-31 containing:
- a CDS encoding alpha-ketoglutarate-dependent dioxygenase AlkB, with amino-acid sequence MSTHLQGSLFDQTDHLCLGPLDGIRRTTLGFGAWIDVLPGWLSGSDALFERLAAEVPWRAERRQMYDQVVDVPRLLAFYGVDDPLPHPVLDEARAALCAHYAEELGEPFTTAGLCYYRDGRDSVAWHGDRIGRGAREDTMVAIVSVGAPRDLLLRPVRGGESVRRPLGHGDLIVMGGSCQRTWEHCVPKSTRASGPRISIQFRPHGVR